Proteins encoded within one genomic window of Humulus lupulus chromosome 1, drHumLupu1.1, whole genome shotgun sequence:
- the LOC133815391 gene encoding uncharacterized protein LOC133815391, with protein MDELVDQIIEDIESIKEEHRNFRKFLPKDCRRKSQDSYDEDKMSQKRVIKIPKASDAMAKAKLTIAKRPKTSGSQQVSEIDFSDIPLTQSSLGTCTTIKRKVDFLDPEVPDETVLRIPHTVSVYSNPTSIEGHVSGLLHPADRERLNDLGRVGAANYGVAEAYKILQAMIYIREDYPVWRRRIEFWPIIMLP; from the exons ATGGACGAGCTAGTTGATCAAATTATTGAGGATATTGAATCTATAAAAGAGGAGCATCGTAATTTCAGAAAGTTTCTTCCCAAAGATTGTCGGCGAAAATCACAAGACAGTTACGACGAAG ACAAGATGTCTCAAAAAAGAGTGATCAAAATACCCAAAGCTAGTGATGCTATGGCTAAAGCTAAACTGACAATAGCTAAGAGGCCAAAGACAAGTGGGTCCCAACAAGTTTCCGAGATTGACTTTTCTGATATTCCGCTGACCCAATCTTCTTTGGGTACATGTACTACTATCAAGAGGAAAGTTGACTTTCTTGACCCAGAGGTCCCTGATGAGACTGTCCTACGAATTCCTCATACAGTGTCGGTTTACTCGAACCCTACATCGATTGAAGGACATGTAAGTGGACTACTTCATCCTGCTGATCGAGAACGATTGAATGATCTTGGTCGAGTTGGGGCTGCCAACTATGGAGTAGCTGAGGCTTACAAG ATTCTTCAAGCCATGATTTACATTCGAGAAGATTATCCTGTTtggagaagaagaatagaatttTGGCCAATAATAATGCTTCCCTGA